Below is a genomic region from Hylemonella gracilis.
GTGCGCGAAAGAAAGTTCGCGCTGCCGCTCGCGCCAAAGAGGCTGCCCGACGAGCCGCTACCGAAAGCCGCGCCCATGTCGGCGCCCTTGCCGTGCTGGATCAGCACAAGGCCGATCATGGTCAAGGCCGTGATGATCTGCACCGTGACAAGAAGGGTGACGATGAAACTCATGCGATGAACTCCTGAATTCGAGACAAATGTCGTGAGACTGAGAGCTTGGATGCGGCACCGAGCGATGTGACTCAGCTCGCCGCAGCGATGATGGAAAGAAAATCCGCCGCCTTGAGCGACGCGCCGCCAATCAGGCCGCCGTCGATGTCGGGCTGTGCCAGCAAGCTGGCCACGTTGGTGGGGTTCATGCTGCCACCGTACAGGATGCGGATGCGACCGGCTTGTGTCGAAGCGGCGAGCAACTGCGCGCGCAATACGGCGTGCACGGCTTGGGCCTGCTCTGGCGTGGCTGTCTTGCCCGTGCCGATGGCCCAGACTGGCTCATAAGCCACGACGATCTCGCTGATGCAATGGCCGTTGAGGTGAATCACGGCCGCCAACTGGCGCTTGACGATCTCCTCGGTCTGCCCGGCATCTCGTTCGGCCAGTGTTTCACCAAGGCAAACGATGGGGGTAATGCCCGCGGCCAGAGCGCGTTGCGCCTTCTCGGCCACGACCGCATCCGTCTCACCGTGGTACTGGCGGCGCTCCGAATGGCCGACGATGGCGTAGCGCACGCCGAAGTCCCGCAGCATCGCCGCGGAGACCTCGCCGGTGTAGGCCCCGGCTTCGTGCGCAGACAGGTCCTGTGCCCCCAATTCGCCAGAGGAACCGGCCAGCAAGGTCTGGCACTGCGCCAGATACGCCGCTGGCACACAAACGGCCACCTCACAAGCCGCGCCCGCAAGGGCCGGCAGGATGCCCTGCAGCAGGGCCGCATTCGCGGCCAGGCTGCCGTTCATCTTCCAGTTGCCTGCGATCAACTTGTTCGTCATGGCCAGGCTCAACTCCACGTCAGCACAATCTTGCCGATGTGCTGGTTCGACTCCATCAGCGCATGGGCTTGAGCCGCCTGCGCCGGCGGGAAGGTGCTGTGGACCACGGGCTTGATCTTGCCCGCCTCGATCAGCGG
It encodes:
- the tpiA gene encoding triose-phosphate isomerase encodes the protein MTNKLIAGNWKMNGSLAANAALLQGILPALAGAACEVAVCVPAAYLAQCQTLLAGSSGELGAQDLSAHEAGAYTGEVSAAMLRDFGVRYAIVGHSERRQYHGETDAVVAEKAQRALAAGITPIVCLGETLAERDAGQTEEIVKRQLAAVIHLNGHCISEIVVAYEPVWAIGTGKTATPEQAQAVHAVLRAQLLAASTQAGRIRILYGGSMNPTNVASLLAQPDIDGGLIGGASLKAADFLSIIAAAS